A window of the Branchiostoma lanceolatum isolate klBraLanc5 chromosome 13, klBraLanc5.hap2, whole genome shotgun sequence genome harbors these coding sequences:
- the LOC136447025 gene encoding tetranectin-like, whose protein sequence is MSVWVYMILAIACVSSPGSSSNDGPCEASMQATKLYSFVGRPQFSNPLYRDQSALQATDDLQIKTKDKIGSFESEQTATGGPQFSSPLYRNQDAPQSTTVLQTEARDKTGYTMWREICYKAFNTRKTFSEAAAACGEDGGTVAMPRDNETNAFLISLHNAVNDEGNFWFGLHDQREEGSFETSIARRQADSTLTTAVQCNGCLAIGSETNQ, encoded by the exons ATGTCAGTTTGGGTCTACATGATACTGGCCATCGCCTGCGTCAGTTCACCAG GATCCAGTTCAAACGATGGTCCATGTGAAGCGTCGATGCAGGCGACAAAACTCTACTCATTTGTGGGCAGGCCACAGTTCAGCAACCCCCTCTATCGGGATCAAAGCGCGCTGCAAGCAACAGATGATCTGCAGATCAAGACCAAGGATAAAATAG GATCATTTGAATCAGAGCAGACCGCCACCGGTGGGCCACAGTTCAGCAGCCCCCTCTACCGGAATCAAGACGCTCCGCAGTCTACGACAGTTCTGCAGACTGAGGCCAGGGATAAAACAG GTTACACAATGTGGCGTgaaatctgctacaaggccttcaacaCACGTAAGACCTTCAGCGAAGCGGCCGCGGCCTGTGGTGAAGACGGCGGCACcgtcgccatgccccgagacaatgagaccaacgccttcctgatctCCTTGCACAATGCCGTGAACGACGAGGGGAacttctggttcggcctgcacgatcagcgcgaagagggaagctttga GACGTCCATAGCTAGACGCCAGGCGGATTCAACTCTCACCACCGCTGTACAATGTAACGGGTGTCTGGCCATTGGCAGTGAAACCAACCAGTAA